A DNA window from Candidatus Sulfidibacterium hydrothermale contains the following coding sequences:
- a CDS encoding TonB-dependent receptor plug domain-containing protein encodes MKALATVAILFLSLQLTAQMLPDTLSIPEIQVHSKFKVSGAGITGQTIDSLTIKREAGASLSDLLAAHTALFIKSEGRGALATVSFRGTDASHTRVYWNGMSIQSPMLGQTDLSQIPIFLLDRIVLHPGASSVTDGSGGLGGSIDLTSFSTPVNHWKISGTLSAGSYLTFNNYLCIQNGNRHFQTATRLYYNRSKNDFPFYNKNIADIDPKTGEYIYPKQRNEHADYLLDGWLQEFVFHFKKKYLLNLNYWYQYSTRALPRLNTYEGDDHANLSREQQPTHRATIHFTSFGKSGRTDVHIGFQAQNMTYEVQNQIGGMGYYDAVYSVSKTTGSYNKVTYTWNKSKKTLLKAGYQFNYEHVNTRDSVSRTGYCKNRATHDLIFSWQQMVGKHFSSMVFLRKEWIQQNALPLIPYFGFNWVSGRQQQWLIQGNITRNYHYPSLNDLYWQPGGNPDLRPEKGISSALGLVWEPQIKNITWKTHLSLFYNDITDWILWTPSPLGYWSPENIEHVISRGVEIQLHLNFSYRDFRFFIRAGYAYTKSTNEGNHEKWGDASIGKQIPYVPVHSGNFTGEVQWHHFFITWVNTSYSERYTTSSEDLTLRDRLYPYFMNDVYAGKTFKLKSGEIGLQLKVYNLFNEDYRSVLGRPMPGRNYLLMLTFKP; translated from the coding sequence ATGAAGGCATTGGCCACGGTTGCGATTTTGTTTTTGTCGCTGCAGCTTACGGCACAAATGCTGCCTGATACTCTCTCTATTCCGGAGATTCAGGTTCATTCAAAGTTTAAAGTTTCCGGTGCCGGAATTACCGGACAAACAATCGATTCATTGACCATAAAAAGGGAAGCCGGTGCTTCTTTATCTGATTTACTGGCAGCCCACACGGCATTATTTATCAAAAGCGAAGGAAGAGGCGCTTTGGCTACCGTGTCATTCAGAGGAACAGATGCCTCGCACACCCGGGTGTACTGGAACGGCATGAGTATTCAGTCGCCCATGCTGGGACAAACCGATCTATCACAAATCCCAATATTTTTACTTGACCGGATTGTTTTGCATCCCGGAGCGTCGTCGGTGACAGACGGAAGTGGTGGCCTGGGAGGCAGTATTGATTTAACCAGTTTTTCAACGCCGGTTAACCACTGGAAAATAAGCGGAACGCTTTCGGCAGGAAGTTATCTTACATTCAATAACTACCTGTGTATTCAAAACGGGAACCGCCATTTTCAAACAGCAACCCGGTTGTATTACAACCGGTCAAAAAATGATTTTCCGTTTTACAACAAAAACATTGCGGATATTGATCCGAAAACCGGAGAATACATTTACCCGAAACAAAGAAACGAACATGCAGACTATCTTTTGGACGGATGGCTTCAGGAGTTTGTTTTCCATTTTAAGAAGAAATACCTGCTCAACCTGAATTACTGGTATCAATATTCAACACGGGCCCTTCCGCGCCTGAACACTTATGAGGGAGACGATCATGCCAACCTGAGCCGGGAACAGCAGCCGACACACCGGGCGACCATTCATTTCACATCCTTTGGCAAAAGCGGCCGGACAGATGTTCATATCGGATTTCAGGCCCAGAACATGACTTATGAAGTACAAAACCAGATTGGCGGTATGGGATATTATGATGCGGTTTATTCCGTTTCGAAAACCACCGGCAGTTACAACAAAGTAACTTATACCTGGAACAAAAGCAAAAAGACTCTCTTAAAAGCCGGATATCAGTTCAATTATGAACACGTCAACACGCGCGACAGTGTAAGCCGTACCGGTTATTGTAAAAACAGAGCGACCCACGATTTAATCTTTTCGTGGCAACAGATGGTGGGAAAACATTTTTCTTCCATGGTTTTTTTACGTAAAGAATGGATACAACAAAACGCGCTGCCTCTCATTCCTTATTTTGGTTTCAACTGGGTTTCCGGTCGCCAGCAACAATGGCTGATACAAGGCAATATCACCCGGAATTACCATTATCCTTCGCTTAATGATCTATACTGGCAGCCGGGAGGTAATCCGGACTTACGTCCTGAAAAAGGAATATCATCAGCGTTGGGGTTGGTTTGGGAACCCCAAATAAAAAACATAACCTGGAAAACACATCTTTCTTTGTTTTACAACGATATCACCGACTGGATTTTATGGACACCCAGCCCGCTGGGATACTGGTCGCCCGAAAACATCGAACACGTCATCTCGCGCGGGGTTGAAATACAACTTCATCTTAATTTTTCTTACCGCGATTTCCGGTTCTTTATCCGGGCAGGTTACGCCTACACCAAAAGCACCAACGAAGGAAACCACGAAAAATGGGGAGATGCTTCCATCGGAAAACAAATTCCTTATGTACCGGTACATTCCGGAAATTTCACAGGAGAAGTACAATGGCACCACTTTTTTATTACCTGGGTAAATACCAGTTACTCTGAGCGATATACTACATCATCCGAAGATCTGACTTTGCGGGACAGACTTTATCCATATTTTATGAACGATGTATATGCCGGAAAAACTTTTAAATTGAAATCCGGGGAAATCGGACTCCAGTTAAAGGTTTATAATTTATTTAATGAAGATTACCGGTCTGTTTTGGGACGCCCCATGCCGGGAAGGAATTATCTGCTGATGTTGACTTTTAAACCATGA
- a CDS encoding T9SS type A sorting domain-containing protein — protein sequence MNGRNLFFFFLFVLPSGLQAQFAPAAGQAGTTAINKDSSAFVSWAVSCKVNRGFINIEDTTETYTEGDTTSNRAFFGTPENAVGKPEGALEVVSLGDGGNAVLTFAHPITNGPGPDFAVFENGFQSQAAPFEYYLELAFVEVSTDGKRFVRFPAVSLTQDTAQIDGFGQLNPEKIHNLAGKYVTDYGTPFDLQDIADSTGVDIDSINYIRIVDVVGDIHPAYARYDSQGHIINDPWPTPFWTGGFDLAGVGVIHEKQVTGTKYINKEKWIKLFPNPAQNVLILQSIKATPFIATVFAADGTKMADQEFNGNELHLSVSSWPNGFYVVKIQQGKTLIIKKIIIRH from the coding sequence ATGAATGGCCGTAATCTGTTTTTCTTTTTCCTGTTTGTTCTGCCCTCCGGACTACAGGCTCAGTTTGCCCCGGCAGCAGGACAGGCAGGAACCACGGCCATAAATAAAGACAGCTCAGCTTTTGTAAGCTGGGCTGTTTCTTGTAAAGTCAACCGGGGTTTTATCAATATTGAAGACACAACCGAAACCTATACCGAAGGAGACACTACGTCAAACCGCGCATTTTTTGGCACACCGGAAAATGCTGTAGGAAAACCGGAAGGAGCTTTGGAGGTGGTTAGTCTGGGCGATGGCGGCAATGCGGTTTTAACCTTTGCTCATCCCATAACCAACGGGCCCGGGCCTGATTTTGCTGTTTTCGAAAATGGTTTTCAGTCGCAGGCAGCCCCGTTTGAATATTATCTCGAACTGGCTTTCGTGGAAGTCAGTACCGATGGAAAACGATTTGTCCGGTTTCCTGCGGTTTCTCTTACCCAGGACACCGCGCAAATTGACGGTTTCGGACAATTGAATCCGGAAAAGATCCACAACCTGGCCGGAAAATATGTAACCGATTACGGAACCCCTTTCGATTTACAGGATATTGCCGACAGTACCGGCGTTGACATTGACAGCATCAACTATATCCGTATTGTGGACGTGGTGGGAGATATTCATCCGGCTTATGCCCGGTACGACAGTCAGGGGCACATCATCAACGATCCCTGGCCGACACCTTTCTGGACCGGTGGTTTCGATTTGGCCGGCGTGGGGGTTATACATGAGAAACAGGTAACCGGGACAAAATACATTAACAAAGAAAAATGGATTAAACTTTTTCCCAATCCGGCGCAAAATGTGTTGATCTTACAAAGTATAAAAGCAACTCCTTTTATTGCAACGGTATTTGCGGCGGACGGAACAAAAATGGCGGATCAGGAATTCAACGGAAACGAGCTGCATTTATCAGTATCCAGCTGGCCCAATGGGTTTTATGTAGTAAAGATACAACAAGGAAAAACGCTGATTATCAAGAAAATTATTATCAGGCACTAA
- a CDS encoding DUF4465 domain-containing protein, with product MKKNYFWAVLLTAGLLLPVFLQAQISTFDDLKLDSTNAYWNGSDTSGGFQSGSAYFFNEYNLTYGSWSGFAYSNVKNDTTAGFSNQYAAIPASGVFNSSKYAVAYAYSPVSLKLTGELAGSVLKGLYVTNSTYAALSMEYGDAYAKKFGGADGTDPDWFLLTIKGYDKGEFTDSVNFYLADYRFASSDSDYIVKTWKWVNLQQLGAVDSLTFELHSSDVGTYGMNTPAYFCLDNFNDTTYQHTSVSTFDDVSLDPKNAYWNGADLAGGFTSGQAYFYNAYNQAWSSWSGFAYSNMKDDTTAGYTNQYSAITAGGVNGSQAYGVAYAPMPVSVKLDTALAGTVLKGVFVTNSTYAALSMEYGDAYAKKFGGADGTDPDWFLLTIKGYDKGAYTDSVNFYLADYRSDNPDNDYILKSWAWIDLQPLGTVDSLTFELHSSDVGTYGMNTPAYFCLDNLNDVTNAVPVIPGSTQTIRVKLYPNPAVHTLSISGVKDAQIAVYDISGRKVWEETSHSENIRLNVSTYHQGIYLIRIQKGQAVTTKKFIKK from the coding sequence ATGAAAAAAAATTACTTTTGGGCAGTTCTGCTGACTGCAGGGCTGTTGCTGCCTGTTTTTTTGCAGGCCCAGATCTCCACTTTTGATGATCTGAAGCTGGATTCAACCAATGCCTACTGGAACGGTTCCGACACATCGGGAGGGTTTCAAAGCGGCTCGGCCTATTTCTTCAACGAATACAACCTAACCTACGGAAGTTGGTCAGGTTTTGCGTATTCCAATGTGAAAAATGATACCACTGCCGGATTTTCCAACCAGTATGCTGCCATACCGGCTTCCGGCGTTTTCAACTCATCCAAATACGCTGTGGCTTATGCCTATTCGCCAGTGAGTTTAAAATTAACCGGAGAGCTGGCCGGCTCTGTTTTAAAGGGCTTGTATGTAACCAATTCTACCTACGCTGCCCTTTCTATGGAATACGGCGATGCCTATGCCAAAAAATTCGGCGGAGCAGACGGAACCGATCCCGACTGGTTTTTGTTAACCATTAAAGGCTATGACAAAGGAGAATTTACAGACTCTGTGAATTTCTATTTGGCGGATTACCGTTTTGCTTCATCGGACAGCGACTACATTGTAAAAACCTGGAAATGGGTAAATTTACAGCAACTTGGGGCCGTGGACAGCCTGACTTTCGAGTTACATTCCAGCGATGTAGGAACCTACGGTATGAATACACCGGCTTATTTCTGTTTGGATAATTTCAATGACACGACTTACCAGCACACTTCTGTTTCTACTTTCGACGATGTAAGTCTTGACCCGAAAAATGCCTATTGGAACGGTGCTGATTTGGCCGGCGGATTTACCAGCGGTCAGGCCTATTTTTACAATGCTTATAATCAGGCCTGGAGCAGCTGGAGCGGATTTGCCTATTCCAACATGAAAGACGATACAACAGCCGGATACACCAATCAATACAGTGCCATCACAGCCGGCGGAGTAAACGGTTCACAGGCTTATGGAGTAGCTTATGCTCCTATGCCGGTAAGCGTGAAACTGGATACCGCATTAGCCGGAACGGTATTGAAAGGAGTATTTGTAACCAACTCAACCTATGCCGCGCTTTCCATGGAATATGGCGATGCTTATGCAAAAAAATTCGGCGGAGCCGACGGAACCGATCCCGATTGGTTTTTATTAACCATCAAAGGATACGACAAAGGAGCTTATACCGACTCTGTCAATTTTTACCTGGCCGATTACCGGTCAGACAATCCGGACAACGACTATATTCTGAAATCATGGGCATGGATTGATTTGCAACCACTGGGCACGGTAGACAGTCTGACTTTTGAATTACACTCCAGCGATGTAGGAACCTACGGTATGAATACACCGGCTTATTTCTGTCTGGACAACCTGAACGATGTCACCAACGCGGTTCCGGTCATCCCGGGAAGTACCCAAACGATTCGCGTAAAACTCTACCCCAATCCGGCCGTTCATACGCTTTCAATTTCCGGGGTGAAAGATGCACAAATTGCTGTTTATGACATCAGCGGCCGGAAAGTATGGGAAGAAACCAGCCATTCGGAAAATATCCGGTTGAATGTTTCAACTTACCATCAGGGAATTTACCTGATCCGGATTCAAAAAGGACAGGCTGTGACAACCAAAAAGTTTATCAAAAAATAG
- a CDS encoding alpha/beta hydrolase, whose protein sequence is MKYFAIFLFWIFLPAQSLMAQQGENVTLHTPTGNIQGTLLIPHVKGKIPVALLIPGSGPTDRNGNNPMMKNNALKMLAEALYQNGIASLRYDKRGVGASKVPGFSESNIRFEQYIADARGWVDFLKQNKKFSSIVVIGHSQGSLIGMVVAQDKAVSKFVSLEGAGDPINVVLRRQLQSQPEQVKKPAFAILDSLEAGKQVKNVPAWLYTLFRPSIQPYMISWFRYHPQKEIAKLHKPVLIVQGTTDIQVSLSDAGKLKKADPSAQLLIISGMNHILKDAPADRQENIKTYNEPDLPLNKKLVTELVKFIKE, encoded by the coding sequence ATGAAATATTTCGCCATTTTTCTTTTCTGGATTTTCCTACCAGCCCAAAGTTTGATGGCGCAGCAGGGAGAAAATGTTACTTTACACACACCAACAGGCAACATTCAGGGAACATTGCTGATTCCGCATGTTAAAGGGAAAATTCCTGTTGCCCTGCTGATTCCGGGTTCCGGCCCTACCGACCGCAACGGCAACAACCCGATGATGAAAAACAATGCGTTAAAAATGCTGGCAGAGGCACTTTATCAAAACGGCATCGCTTCGCTGCGTTACGACAAAAGAGGCGTCGGAGCCAGCAAAGTACCCGGTTTTTCAGAAAGCAACATCCGCTTTGAGCAGTATATCGCCGATGCCAGAGGTTGGGTTGATTTTCTGAAGCAAAACAAAAAATTCAGTTCAATTGTGGTTATCGGGCACAGTCAGGGTTCCCTCATCGGGATGGTGGTTGCGCAGGATAAAGCGGTGAGCAAATTTGTTTCGCTCGAAGGCGCCGGCGACCCCATCAATGTGGTTTTACGGCGACAGTTACAAAGTCAGCCGGAGCAGGTGAAAAAACCAGCCTTTGCTATTTTGGATTCTTTAGAGGCCGGAAAACAGGTAAAAAATGTACCGGCATGGTTATACACGTTGTTTCGCCCATCCATTCAGCCTTACATGATTTCCTGGTTTCGGTACCATCCTCAAAAAGAAATAGCCAAACTGCACAAACCGGTGCTTATTGTACAGGGAACCACCGACATTCAGGTTTCGCTGTCGGATGCCGGAAAGCTCAAAAAAGCCGATCCTTCTGCCCAATTGTTGATCATCAGTGGGATGAATCACATTTTAAAAGATGCCCCGGCCGACCGACAGGAAAATATCAAAACCTATAATGAACCCGATTTACCGCTGAATAAAAAGTTGGTGACAGAGCTGGTGAAGTTTATTAAAGAATAA
- a CDS encoding Arc family DNA-binding protein, protein MTKKKKPFVLRLQPEMMKAIEKWAADDFRSINGQIEWILSESLKKAGRWKKPPSGQEKNDKD, encoded by the coding sequence ATGACTAAAAAGAAGAAACCGTTTGTACTCCGGCTGCAGCCGGAAATGATGAAAGCCATTGAAAAATGGGCTGCCGATGATTTTCGAAGTATCAACGGACAGATTGAGTGGATACTGAGCGAGAGCCTGAAAAAAGCCGGCCGATGGAAAAAGCCCCCATCCGGGCAGGAAAAAAACGACAAGGATTAA
- a CDS encoding SPFH domain-containing protein — MKEEKLFKPVSGYLALVIVLVLIGIPVWAVATGQMLWTILLGIIGLFLLPGFTVVNPNESKVLTLFGAYKGTIKDNGFWWTNPFFVKKGISLRARNLDSEPIKVNDKLGNPVMIGVVMVWRVKDTYKAAFDVDDYTMFVDIQNEAAIRKLAGRYPYDNLEDENAHLTLRSSSDEVNEMLEQEITERLAIAGIEVMEARINYLAYAKEIAGAMLKRQQASAIVAARTKIVEGAVGMVEMALDELSKKQIIELDEEKKAAMVSNLMVVLTSDKDISPVVNTGTLYQ, encoded by the coding sequence ATGAAAGAAGAAAAATTATTTAAACCTGTATCGGGCTATTTAGCCCTTGTTATTGTTCTCGTTTTAATCGGGATACCCGTTTGGGCGGTGGCCACTGGCCAAATGTTATGGACCATTTTACTGGGGATCATTGGTTTGTTTCTGCTCCCCGGATTTACGGTAGTCAACCCTAACGAATCGAAAGTTCTAACCCTTTTTGGGGCTTACAAAGGCACCATTAAAGACAATGGATTCTGGTGGACTAATCCGTTTTTTGTAAAAAAGGGGATTTCTTTGCGCGCCCGCAACCTGGATAGCGAGCCTATTAAGGTAAACGACAAACTGGGTAATCCGGTGATGATTGGCGTAGTGATGGTGTGGCGGGTAAAAGATACCTACAAAGCGGCTTTTGATGTAGATGATTACACCATGTTTGTGGATATTCAAAACGAAGCGGCTATCCGTAAGCTGGCCGGACGTTATCCTTACGACAACCTGGAAGATGAAAATGCCCATCTGACATTGCGCAGCAGCAGCGACGAAGTAAACGAAATGCTGGAACAGGAAATTACCGAACGGCTGGCCATTGCCGGTATCGAAGTAATGGAAGCACGCATTAATTATCTGGCTTATGCCAAAGAAATTGCCGGTGCCATGCTGAAACGGCAACAAGCTTCGGCTATTGTGGCTGCCCGTACCAAAATTGTGGAAGGCGCTGTAGGTATGGTGGAAATGGCTTTGGATGAATTATCGAAAAAACAGATTATTGAACTGGATGAAGAGAAAAAAGCAGCTATGGTCAGCAATTTGATGGTCGTACTTACTTCCGACAAGGATATTTCGCCGGTGGTGAATACAGGAACGCTTTACCAGTAA
- a CDS encoding alpha/beta fold hydrolase encodes MELFYRKFGNEGDQPLIILHGLFGLSDNWVSFARRIALEGFQVFVPDQRNHGLSPHSGNFNYLALTDDLFEFIDEHHIEKPMLIGHSMGGKVAMRFALENPEMVEKLVVVDIGLKAYPPRVQHKKIIEAIRNIHPETLKNRRQAEELLEKWIPEKRIRLFILKNLHRTSQGNFEWKPNIDGIETNLDDMFDAIQTAERFEKPALFIKGGASDYILQEDFDTIRQHFPHAEIITIAGASHWVHVEVPERFYQLTYGFLSGSPSWYEELKKRQLQN; translated from the coding sequence GTGGAACTTTTTTACAGGAAATTCGGTAACGAAGGCGACCAGCCGTTAATCATTCTTCATGGTTTGTTTGGCCTTTCTGATAATTGGGTGAGTTTTGCCCGGCGGATTGCCTTGGAAGGGTTTCAGGTATTTGTTCCCGACCAGCGGAATCACGGATTATCCCCGCATAGTGGGAATTTTAATTATCTGGCACTGACCGATGATCTTTTTGAATTCATTGATGAACACCATATTGAAAAACCCATGCTGATTGGCCATTCCATGGGCGGAAAGGTAGCCATGCGTTTTGCACTGGAAAATCCGGAAATGGTGGAGAAATTGGTGGTGGTGGATATCGGACTGAAAGCTTATCCTCCGCGTGTTCAGCATAAAAAGATTATCGAAGCCATACGGAACATTCATCCGGAAACCTTGAAAAACCGGCGGCAGGCTGAAGAACTGCTGGAAAAATGGATTCCGGAGAAGCGTATCCGGCTTTTTATTCTCAAAAATCTTCATCGGACCAGTCAGGGAAATTTTGAATGGAAACCCAACATCGACGGAATAGAAACCAATCTTGATGACATGTTTGATGCCATTCAGACAGCGGAACGATTTGAAAAACCGGCCTTGTTTATCAAGGGCGGAGCGTCTGATTATATTTTGCAGGAAGATTTTGATACTATCCGGCAGCATTTTCCTCATGCCGAAATCATTACTATTGCCGGAGCCTCGCACTGGGTACATGTGGAAGTACCGGAACGCTTTTATCAATTAACGTACGGTTTTCTTTCCGGAAGCCCCAGTTGGTACGAAGAGCTAAAAAAAAGGCAACTTCAAAATTAA